The following coding sequences lie in one Neosynechococcus sphagnicola sy1 genomic window:
- a CDS encoding cation diffusion facilitator family transporter yields the protein MSPDHRAIIRNVLLLTLALNLLVMGLKIIVSWWTGSLSLMADALHSLTDSAGNILGLVTTRLASPQPDRDHPYGHLKFEAIGALGIAAFLGVACFEILQGAVERLLHSEKAVQISGVELWIVVMVLGINIFVTYYERRVGIETGSAVLVADAHHTMSDIWVTIGVLVGLVGIWLWNWQWLDAAIAFPVAVMVFWSGWSVLRQNVPVLVDEAAIAPEVIHAIALQVSGVINCHDIASRGIVGRQVFIEMHLIVGTADVEAAHQITEAIESILEDRFGPARVLIHVEPPTYHSDRISYEATD from the coding sequence ATGAGTCCTGATCATCGAGCCATCATCCGTAACGTCCTGCTCCTCACACTGGCACTCAACCTTTTGGTAATGGGCTTGAAGATCATTGTCAGCTGGTGGACAGGTTCCCTCAGCCTGATGGCCGATGCCCTACATAGCCTTACCGATAGTGCGGGCAACATTTTGGGGCTGGTGACCACCCGTCTGGCCTCACCGCAGCCCGATCGCGACCATCCCTATGGACATCTCAAATTTGAGGCAATTGGAGCACTAGGCATTGCTGCCTTTCTCGGGGTTGCCTGTTTTGAAATTTTACAGGGCGCTGTCGAACGATTACTGCACAGCGAAAAGGCCGTTCAGATCTCAGGGGTGGAACTCTGGATTGTGGTAATGGTTCTGGGCATCAATATTTTTGTTACCTACTATGAGCGCCGAGTAGGCATCGAAACGGGTAGCGCCGTCCTAGTGGCCGATGCCCACCACACCATGAGTGATATTTGGGTGACGATCGGGGTATTAGTGGGCTTGGTGGGGATTTGGCTCTGGAACTGGCAATGGCTGGATGCAGCCATTGCTTTTCCCGTGGCGGTAATGGTGTTTTGGAGCGGGTGGTCGGTGTTACGTCAAAACGTCCCCGTCTTGGTCGATGAGGCAGCGATCGCCCCGGAAGTAATTCATGCGATCGCCCTGCAAGTGTCTGGGGTGATCAACTGCCATGATATTGCCTCCCGGGGGATCGTAGGGCGACAGGTCTTTATTGAAATGCACTTGATTGTCGGGACGGCCGATGTCGAGGCTGCCCACCAAATTACCGAAGCTATTGAGTCCATCCTGGAAGATCGGTTCGGCCCCGCTCGAGTTTTGATTCATGTTGAGCCACCAACCTACCATTCCGATCGCATCAGCTATGAGGCGACGGATTGA
- a CDS encoding serine hydrolase domain-containing protein → MDRSFRLVFAGLTVAMLLLGCSMLNSNTPARSQLPTDLANYRQAADYSEANEGLAMLVAQQGKVIFESYAPGIPANQPHPLASGTKSFSCAIAVAAIQDGLLSFDEPVSQTITEWRSDAVRSKITLRQLLSLTSGLSGGTLGRVPTYTEALQQPLTAEPGTRFQYGPVPFQIFGELIRRKLAKAGMSEDPLAYLQRQVLTPIGLQIGDWKRSADGMPNLPSGASLTAHEWAKFGILIANRGQWKGQSLLKPELLSNCFQGSRINPAYGLTFWLNVEGEMPRNRPFHRIKPAPRNLVMAIGAGNQSLYIFPSEQLVIVRQGKLKLRTLLQRGTFEHQRFLSLALGR, encoded by the coding sequence ATGGACAGATCTTTCAGACTGGTCTTTGCTGGGCTGACCGTCGCGATGCTTTTACTTGGCTGCTCAATGTTGAATTCCAATACGCCAGCCCGATCCCAATTGCCAACGGATCTGGCCAACTATCGCCAAGCAGCTGACTACTCGGAAGCCAACGAGGGGCTGGCGATGCTAGTTGCTCAGCAGGGCAAGGTGATTTTTGAGTCCTATGCACCGGGCATCCCGGCTAACCAACCCCATCCCCTTGCCAGTGGTACTAAGTCATTCTCCTGCGCGATCGCGGTTGCTGCCATTCAAGATGGGCTTCTGAGCTTTGATGAACCCGTCTCTCAAACCATTACCGAGTGGCGATCAGATGCCGTGAGATCCAAAATTACCCTCCGACAGTTGTTGAGTCTCACCAGTGGACTATCCGGCGGCACCCTAGGGCGGGTTCCGACCTACACCGAGGCACTCCAGCAACCCCTAACAGCTGAACCGGGAACCCGCTTTCAGTATGGGCCAGTGCCGTTTCAGATATTTGGAGAACTGATCCGGCGTAAATTGGCCAAGGCAGGGATGTCAGAGGATCCACTGGCCTATCTCCAGCGGCAAGTACTAACTCCCATTGGACTCCAGATCGGGGACTGGAAACGTTCGGCGGATGGGATGCCCAATCTCCCCTCTGGAGCCAGTCTGACTGCCCATGAGTGGGCAAAGTTTGGGATTTTGATCGCAAATCGAGGACAGTGGAAAGGTCAGAGCTTGCTCAAACCTGAGTTGCTCAGTAACTGCTTCCAAGGTTCCCGGATCAATCCGGCCTATGGTCTGACGTTTTGGCTCAATGTCGAGGGAGAAATGCCGCGCAATCGTCCCTTTCATCGCATCAAACCAGCGCCAAGGAATTTGGTAATGGCCATCGGAGCCGGAAACCAGTCGCTCTATATTTTCCCGTCAGAACAGCTGGTGATCGTTCGCCAAGGCAAGTTAAAGCTGCGCACACTGCTGCAAAGAGGCACTTTCGAGCATCAACGGTTTTTGAGTCTGGCGTTGGGACGATAA
- a CDS encoding homoserine kinase, whose protein sequence is MGSSATAIAAGVVAANALAGFPWDQTTVLQQAIALEGHPDNVVPAIVGGCCLSATGQEPSAWVICDIPWYSELVPVVAIPNFELSTQEARQVLPLHYCREDAIFNTAHLGLLLRGLETGKRRGCRRLCKTGFISPTVKP, encoded by the coding sequence TTGGGGAGTTCGGCAACGGCGATCGCGGCGGGGGTGGTGGCAGCCAACGCCCTGGCTGGGTTCCCCTGGGATCAAACTACAGTGCTTCAACAGGCGATCGCCCTGGAAGGACATCCTGATAATGTTGTCCCAGCCATCGTCGGGGGATGTTGCCTCAGTGCCACCGGGCAGGAGCCATCGGCATGGGTGATTTGCGATATCCCCTGGTACAGTGAACTCGTCCCCGTGGTTGCCATTCCTAACTTTGAGCTATCGACCCAGGAAGCTCGCCAGGTGCTGCCCCTGCACTACTGTCGGGAAGATGCCATTTTCAATACCGCCCACCTGGGTCTCTTACTTCGGGGGTTAGAAACGGGGAAGCGACGTGGTTGCAGGCGGCTCTGCAAGACCGGATTCATCAGCCCTACCGTCAAACCCTGA
- the guaA gene encoding glutamine-hydrolyzing GMP synthase, with product MERLNRQMIAILDFGSQYSELIARRIRETQVYSEVLSYRTTAEQLRQLSPKGIILSGGPSSVYDAAAPHCDPEIWKLGIPVLGVCYGMQLMVQQLGGEVTRSDRGEYGKASLCIDDPTDLLTNVEDGITMWMSHGDSVVRLPDGFGLLAHTTNTACAAIAHPQLKLYGVQFHPEVVHSLGGLALIRNFVYHICDCEPTWTTAAFVEEAIREIRGKVGNKRVLLALSGGVDSSTLAFLLHQAIGDQLTCMFIDQGFMRKLEPERLVKLFHEQFHIPVQYVDARERFLTSITGITDPEAKRKCIGHEFIRVFESESRRLGPFDYLAQGTLYPDVIESADTNVDPQTGERVAVKIKSHHNVGGLPKDLRFKLIEPLRKLFKDEVRRVGRSIGLPEEIVQRHPFPGPGLAIRILGEVTAERLEILRDADYIVRQEINRQGIYHDFWQAFAVLLPVRSVGVMGDQRTYAYPIVLRLVSSEDGMTADWSRVPYELLETISNRIVNEVQGVNRVVYDITSKPPGTIEWE from the coding sequence ATGGAGCGACTCAACCGCCAGATGATTGCCATCCTGGACTTCGGTTCCCAGTACTCGGAACTGATTGCCCGCCGCATTCGTGAGACGCAGGTTTACTCTGAGGTGCTTTCCTACCGCACCACTGCTGAGCAACTGCGGCAGCTGAGTCCGAAGGGGATTATTCTCTCCGGTGGCCCCAGTTCAGTCTACGATGCCGCCGCCCCCCATTGTGACCCCGAGATTTGGAAATTAGGAATTCCAGTGCTGGGGGTCTGTTATGGGATGCAGTTGATGGTGCAGCAACTTGGGGGGGAAGTTACCCGCTCCGATCGGGGGGAGTATGGGAAGGCATCCCTTTGCATCGATGACCCAACGGATCTGCTCACCAATGTGGAAGACGGTATCACCATGTGGATGAGTCATGGGGACTCTGTAGTACGGTTACCTGATGGGTTTGGGTTGTTAGCCCATACCACCAATACCGCCTGTGCCGCGATCGCCCATCCTCAACTAAAACTCTATGGAGTGCAATTCCATCCCGAGGTGGTGCATTCCTTGGGAGGCTTGGCGCTGATCCGCAACTTTGTCTATCACATCTGTGACTGTGAACCCACCTGGACAACCGCTGCCTTTGTGGAAGAGGCGATTCGGGAAATTCGGGGCAAGGTTGGCAACAAGCGAGTCTTGTTGGCGCTTTCGGGGGGGGTGGACTCCTCCACCTTGGCCTTCTTACTGCATCAGGCGATTGGGGATCAACTTACCTGCATGTTCATTGACCAGGGGTTTATGCGCAAGCTGGAGCCGGAACGACTGGTGAAGCTCTTTCACGAACAGTTTCATATTCCGGTGCAGTATGTAGATGCGCGGGAGCGGTTTCTCACATCAATTACAGGGATTACCGATCCAGAGGCAAAACGTAAATGCATTGGGCATGAGTTTATTCGGGTGTTTGAGTCCGAGTCCCGGCGTCTTGGCCCCTTTGATTATCTCGCCCAGGGAACCCTCTACCCCGATGTCATTGAATCGGCAGATACCAACGTCGATCCCCAAACGGGGGAACGGGTGGCGGTGAAAATTAAAAGTCATCACAACGTCGGCGGCTTACCCAAGGATTTGCGCTTTAAGCTAATTGAGCCCTTACGGAAACTCTTCAAGGATGAAGTCCGGCGCGTGGGACGCTCCATTGGTCTGCCGGAAGAAATTGTGCAGCGCCATCCATTTCCTGGGCCGGGATTGGCCATTCGGATTTTGGGGGAAGTCACCGCTGAACGGCTAGAAATTCTTCGGGATGCCGATTATATTGTCCGGCAAGAGATCAACCGCCAGGGCATTTATCATGACTTCTGGCAAGCGTTTGCCGTTTTGTTGCCCGTTCGCAGCGTCGGGGTGATGGGGGATCAGCGCACCTACGCCTACCCAATTGTCTTACGCCTCGTCTCCAGTGAAGATGGCATGACCGCTGACTGGTCACGAGTTCCCTACGAGCTGTTAGAAACAATTTCCAATCGGATTGTCAATGAGGTGCAAGGTGTGAACCGGGTGGTTTATGATATTACTTCCAAGCCTCCCGGCACGATTGAATGGGAGTAG
- a CDS encoding DUF6999 family protein produces MTLLASYFPAPRDRRDPNAWDALYLDQAIPVDPVAKAYMVQDLQSWSRRYLLVPIRLVANLSLAMILTLKRLLPFQFHAYQLMHRTAAWFLQTWVSPAACYLIVRHLGIGSNIVNFLIDNGPDSTLEKSQLYPRTVADLAENAFLEHDLILYNFLLDYQAAQQANPDWVGKLQHRGLSYDSIQPLEVQVAENHTSPLRVLDLESAIELFKVFYSLWLTCDEFERAVLSLQLDETIACHVSVVTGDHHWNHLVTNRHPLAPNSPFHAARDLILHGILSEYLHRYLEIRKQQHLQDRDLL; encoded by the coding sequence ATGACCCTCCTTGCGTCTTATTTCCCCGCCCCGCGCGATCGCCGCGATCCCAATGCTTGGGATGCCCTGTACCTCGATCAGGCGATTCCCGTGGATCCGGTGGCCAAAGCCTATATGGTTCAGGATTTACAAAGCTGGAGTCGTCGCTACCTCTTGGTGCCGATCCGGCTGGTGGCTAATCTATCGCTGGCTATGATTTTGACCCTGAAGCGGCTGCTCCCCTTTCAGTTCCATGCCTACCAGTTGATGCACCGCACTGCGGCCTGGTTCTTGCAGACCTGGGTCAGCCCTGCCGCCTGCTACTTGATTGTGCGGCATCTGGGCATTGGCTCCAATATTGTTAACTTTTTGATTGACAATGGCCCAGACTCCACCTTAGAAAAATCCCAACTGTATCCCCGCACTGTGGCGGATCTAGCAGAGAATGCCTTTCTCGAACACGATTTAATTCTCTATAACTTTCTCTTGGACTACCAAGCTGCCCAGCAAGCCAATCCTGACTGGGTAGGGAAGTTACAGCATCGGGGGTTGAGCTATGACAGCATCCAACCTCTGGAGGTGCAGGTGGCGGAGAACCACACCTCCCCGCTGAGGGTGCTGGATCTGGAATCAGCGATTGAATTGTTCAAGGTGTTTTATTCCCTCTGGCTTACCTGTGATGAATTTGAACGAGCAGTTTTATCCCTGCAATTGGATGAAACCATTGCCTGTCATGTCAGTGTGGTGACAGGGGACCATCACTGGAACCATTTGGTGACCAATCGCCATCCCCTAGCGCCCAACAGCCCCTTTCATGCGGCTCGAGATTTAATTCTCCATGGAATTCTCAGTGAATACCTGCACCGCTATCTGGAAATCCGTAAACAACAGCATTTGCAGGACAGGGATCTACTATGA
- a CDS encoding beta-ketoacyl-ACP synthase III — protein sequence MLHGVYINNIAGFLPGNPIDNQQMEDYLGKIGDRPSKVKHRILKSNGIQQRYYALDRQQNTTYQNSQMAALAVRDLMAKAALEPEAIDLLCAATSWPDLLIPGFASMVHGNLPELSPLEIVSTQGVCCAGVAALKYAASQVALGSKRGAIAVASELASRLFKHTQFTDQSAVQTGKSLPFDTEFLRWMLSDGAGACWLQNHPNPRGLSLKLEWIELISHANAYPVCMYAGARDATAQKSWLDYPTYGTAAAAGAINLRQNIRLLEDVVKLGVEGWLKLIETGRVQPDEIDWLLCHYSSDFFRSQIVTLLEKAGCLIPESKWFTNLYTKGNTGCAAIYLMLEELFHSGKLQPGQTIFCFVPESGRFTTAYLMLRVVAGHPPHCLPPGLQETDSPAVVLPLETPESVPARLWRQLTLVWLEFERQLRSVPLVRKLHRGGIHP from the coding sequence ATGTTGCACGGTGTTTATATCAATAACATCGCTGGATTTCTGCCGGGAAATCCCATTGATAATCAACAGATGGAAGACTACTTGGGCAAAATTGGCGATCGCCCTTCCAAGGTCAAACATCGGATTCTCAAAAGTAATGGCATTCAACAACGCTATTACGCCCTGGATCGCCAGCAAAATACCACCTATCAGAATAGTCAAATGGCGGCCCTGGCAGTTCGAGATCTGATGGCAAAGGCAGCCCTAGAGCCGGAAGCCATTGATCTGCTTTGTGCTGCCACCAGTTGGCCAGATTTACTGATTCCAGGGTTTGCCAGCATGGTGCATGGCAACTTACCCGAACTCAGTCCCTTAGAAATTGTCTCCACCCAGGGGGTTTGTTGTGCGGGGGTAGCCGCGCTCAAATATGCGGCCTCTCAAGTGGCCTTGGGCAGTAAACGGGGGGCGATCGCCGTGGCTTCTGAGTTAGCGTCCCGGCTATTTAAACACACCCAATTTACCGATCAATCGGCAGTCCAAACCGGGAAATCCCTCCCCTTTGATACAGAATTTTTGCGTTGGATGCTCTCCGATGGCGCGGGAGCCTGTTGGCTCCAAAATCATCCCAATCCCCGAGGGTTGAGCTTAAAACTAGAGTGGATCGAACTGATTTCCCATGCCAATGCCTACCCGGTGTGTATGTACGCAGGGGCGAGGGATGCTACGGCTCAGAAAAGCTGGTTAGACTATCCGACCTACGGTACCGCCGCGGCGGCGGGGGCGATCAACCTGCGTCAGAATATCCGACTGCTGGAAGATGTGGTCAAACTGGGGGTGGAGGGCTGGCTGAAATTAATCGAAACCGGACGGGTGCAGCCCGATGAGATTGACTGGCTGTTGTGCCATTATTCCTCTGACTTTTTCCGCAGCCAAATTGTGACGTTGCTGGAAAAAGCAGGGTGCCTAATCCCAGAATCCAAGTGGTTTACCAATCTTTACACAAAGGGGAACACGGGCTGTGCGGCCATTTACCTGATGTTGGAGGAACTCTTCCACTCGGGTAAACTCCAACCCGGTCAGACAATTTTCTGTTTTGTCCCGGAAAGTGGTCGCTTCACCACTGCCTACCTGATGTTGCGGGTGGTGGCAGGTCATCCCCCCCATTGCCTACCCCCAGGTCTACAGGAGACTGACTCCCCCGCCGTGGTGTTGCCTTTGGAAACCCCAGAATCAGTTCCGGCAAGGCTCTGGAGACAGCTCACCCTGGTGTGGCTAGAATTTGAACGCCAGCTCCGGTCGGTGCCCTTGGTGCGAAAGCTCCATCGGGGGGGAATTCACCCTTGA
- a CDS encoding tetratricopeptide repeat protein encodes MKRIYRGFLVISLSGLPLMGGVGIPGSLAQTQPVASLQQQLQQALRQSEQRQFPAAIATLQQALQQSRQLKSPEFEALILTELGRNYYSLGQPQLALEAYQQALPILQALGNQASEATTWNNLGTLYEGFGATPSG; translated from the coding sequence ATGAAGCGAATCTATCGGGGTTTCTTGGTGATTAGTCTCAGTGGGCTGCCCTTGATGGGAGGGGTGGGGATACCTGGGAGTCTAGCGCAGACCCAGCCTGTAGCTTCCTTACAGCAGCAATTGCAGCAAGCACTGCGGCAGTCAGAACAGCGCCAGTTCCCAGCGGCGATCGCCACGCTCCAGCAAGCACTGCAACAATCCCGACAGTTAAAATCGCCAGAATTTGAAGCCTTGATCCTGACGGAACTGGGGCGAAATTACTATAGTCTCGGTCAACCCCAGTTAGCCCTGGAAGCCTATCAGCAAGCTTTACCGATCCTCCAGGCTTTGGGGAATCAAGCTTCAGAAGCCACAACTTGGAATAACCTCGGCACCCTCTACGAGGGATTCGGGGCAACCCCCAGCGGCTGA
- the murG gene encoding undecaprenyldiphospho-muramoylpentapeptide beta-N-acetylglucosaminyltransferase translates to MTDQRPTGQRLLIAASGTGGHLFPAIATAEQLPDFEIEWLGVSDRLETQLVPSHYPLHTIAVTGLQKRFGLETLRILWRLMGAVFQVRKLLQQGQFRGVLTTGGYIAAPAILAARSLGLPVVLHESNAIPGKVTRFLAWFCSRVAVGFPVTARALPTQRTVWVGTPVRSQFRQPTPLSSLEIPPEVPLIVGVGGSQGAIALNRLIRQCAPAWLAAGAWVVHLTGDSDPDAHSLIHPHYVALPFYDNMAGLLQRASLAVSRAGAGTLTELAVTGTPAILIPYPYAAEDHQTHNAASFAAVGAGFVYQQADLTPEMLETQVLALLHDPTRREQMAHQAASLAVTDSAEQLAMLVRQSLAGTVRNGVA, encoded by the coding sequence ATGACGGATCAAAGACCGACAGGGCAGCGACTCCTAATTGCAGCCAGTGGCACAGGGGGCCATCTCTTCCCAGCAATCGCCACCGCCGAGCAACTGCCCGACTTTGAAATTGAATGGTTAGGGGTATCCGATCGCCTGGAAACCCAACTGGTACCCAGCCACTATCCCTTACATACGATCGCCGTCACCGGGTTGCAGAAACGCTTCGGGTTGGAAACTCTCCGCATTCTCTGGCGGTTGATGGGCGCGGTGTTTCAAGTCCGAAAACTGCTCCAACAGGGTCAGTTTCGGGGTGTCCTCACCACCGGAGGGTACATTGCCGCCCCGGCGATTCTGGCGGCCCGATCCTTGGGACTGCCAGTGGTTTTACACGAGTCCAATGCCATTCCTGGCAAGGTAACCCGATTCCTGGCCTGGTTCTGTAGCCGCGTGGCGGTGGGCTTCCCGGTGACTGCTCGCGCCTTACCCACCCAGCGCACCGTTTGGGTGGGAACCCCAGTGCGATCACAATTTCGCCAGCCAACACCTTTGTCCTCCCTGGAGATTCCCCCCGAGGTACCGCTGATTGTCGGGGTGGGGGGAAGTCAGGGGGCGATCGCCCTCAATCGTTTGATCCGCCAATGTGCCCCTGCCTGGTTAGCCGCTGGGGCTTGGGTGGTTCATTTGACGGGGGACAGCGATCCAGATGCCCATAGCCTGATCCATCCCCACTACGTGGCCTTGCCCTTCTATGACAATATGGCGGGGTTATTGCAACGGGCGAGTTTAGCCGTAAGTCGAGCCGGAGCCGGAACCTTGACGGAGTTGGCGGTGACGGGGACTCCAGCAATTTTGATTCCCTATCCCTACGCCGCCGAGGATCACCAGACCCACAATGCCGCCAGCTTCGCAGCGGTCGGGGCGGGATTCGTGTACCAACAGGCTGATCTCACCCCTGAAATGTTAGAGACCCAGGTGTTAGCCTTGCTCCACGATCCCACCCGTCGAGAACAGATGGCGCACCAGGCGGCCTCCCTGGCGGTGACAGACAGTGCTGAACAGCTAGCGATGCTCGTGCGTCAATCCCTGGCAGGAACGGTCAGGAATGGGGTGGCTTGA
- a CDS encoding RuBisCO accumulation factor 1 → MSDLPPTSAVDAEALLQSLRRKEGTWVEWGQACQTLQKSGHSPQAIFEATGFEPIQQNQIIVAAQVYATLVVTAAPEAVQAHFQQRGSDILYELRVLTQEERAEAAALIWAKKLDVDGAREVVRALKDYGRLPELPKGFSRHPGDAMAHQYWKQARQQPDLQARSRLIGQAFTYVHSEAARHQIEQLLTDFTVVAPQKAPYWPLYRLDSEEELPRILPVVGKLPLTPADLQATPWIEAVAPFQLVSFQGSGVWVAIPGWQVILNAADPVALLCDSERLPTPLPGAAEELLLVVDRAERQWSNEGYFLSEQDDQLIVQWFPETPMLPILGRVVLVMRPRKVLIEAVNQDPWQVDE, encoded by the coding sequence ATGTCTGATCTTCCCCCGACCTCTGCTGTTGACGCTGAAGCATTGCTGCAATCCTTGCGCCGTAAGGAAGGGACTTGGGTGGAATGGGGGCAAGCCTGCCAAACCTTGCAAAAATCAGGCCACAGTCCCCAGGCAATTTTTGAAGCCACGGGCTTTGAGCCGATTCAACAAAATCAGATTATCGTCGCTGCTCAGGTCTATGCCACCCTGGTGGTTACCGCAGCTCCGGAAGCGGTGCAGGCGCACTTTCAACAGCGAGGGAGCGATATTCTCTATGAGTTGCGGGTGTTGACCCAGGAAGAACGTGCCGAAGCTGCCGCCTTGATTTGGGCTAAAAAACTGGATGTGGATGGGGCGAGGGAAGTCGTGCGAGCCTTAAAAGATTATGGGCGGCTTCCCGAACTGCCCAAGGGCTTTTCCCGGCATCCAGGGGATGCGATGGCTCACCAGTACTGGAAGCAAGCCCGCCAACAGCCCGATCTCCAGGCGCGATCGCGGTTGATTGGACAAGCTTTTACCTACGTCCACAGTGAAGCCGCTCGCCACCAAATTGAGCAACTGCTCACGGATTTTACCGTAGTAGCTCCGCAAAAAGCCCCGTACTGGCCGCTCTACCGTCTCGACAGTGAGGAAGAACTGCCCCGGATCTTGCCAGTGGTGGGTAAATTGCCCCTCACCCCAGCGGATTTACAGGCGACCCCTTGGATCGAGGCTGTGGCTCCCTTCCAGTTGGTTTCCTTTCAGGGCAGTGGTGTCTGGGTGGCAATTCCAGGGTGGCAAGTGATTCTCAATGCGGCAGACCCAGTGGCGCTCTTATGTGACAGTGAACGGTTGCCCACCCCCCTACCGGGTGCAGCGGAGGAACTCCTATTGGTGGTGGATCGGGCAGAACGTCAGTGGAGTAACGAGGGTTATTTCTTAAGTGAGCAGGACGATCAGTTGATCGTGCAATGGTTCCCTGAAACTCCAATGTTACCGATCCTGGGACGGGTGGTGCTGGTGATGCGTCCCCGCAAGGTGCTGATTGAAGCGGTCAATCAAGATCCCTGGCAAGTGGATGAGTAA
- a CDS encoding iron-containing redox enzyme family protein, with translation MNASSGRCPWCESSIGGEFTLEDYQALLCNLRPQVVEGARWIARAASNMTDFRLRSLFIGHAQEEHRDYQMLEHNFVSVGGSLETIQQAEKNIGSEALSAFIFQRADQENPIDLLGSLFIIEGLGTRLAGQWATQIQQTLGLPREQVSFLAYHADHDQAHTAKLDALFAADWMTDAMARRIVKTAQVTARLYVLQLEAIR, from the coding sequence TTGAACGCCAGCTCCGGTCGGTGCCCTTGGTGCGAAAGCTCCATCGGGGGGGAATTCACCCTTGAGGATTACCAGGCTCTGCTGTGTAATTTGCGCCCCCAGGTGGTGGAAGGTGCTCGCTGGATTGCTCGTGCAGCCTCGAACATGACTGACTTTCGGCTGCGATCGCTGTTTATTGGTCATGCCCAGGAGGAACATCGGGACTACCAAATGCTTGAGCACAATTTTGTCTCGGTGGGGGGTAGCTTGGAGACAATCCAGCAGGCGGAGAAAAATATCGGCAGTGAGGCGCTGTCGGCGTTTATCTTTCAACGGGCGGATCAGGAGAACCCCATTGATTTGTTAGGGAGTCTGTTCATCATTGAAGGTTTGGGAACCCGTCTAGCGGGGCAATGGGCAACCCAGATTCAACAAACCTTGGGACTCCCCCGTGAGCAGGTTTCGTTTTTGGCTTACCATGCTGACCATGATCAAGCCCACACCGCCAAACTCGATGCCCTGTTCGCCGCAGATTGGATGACGGATGCCATGGCTCGCCGGATTGTAAAAACGGCTCAGGTGACGGCGCGACTGTATGTGTTGCAATTAGAAGCAATTCGTTAG